The Palaemon carinicauda isolate YSFRI2023 chromosome 37, ASM3689809v2, whole genome shotgun sequence genome contains a region encoding:
- the LOC137629090 gene encoding prismalin-14-like: MISGKTVLAIVALLVMVCVTITVAEAEAEAEADPTFGHHGHGYGHGHVSYGYRPSYKPVYKPIYRPVYKPSYHRPHYW; encoded by the exons ATGATCTCAGGAAAGACTGTC TTGGCGATTGTGGCTTTGCTAGTCATGGTCTGCGTAACCATAACCGTTGCTGAAGCTGAAGCCGAAGCCGAAGCCGATCCCACATTCGGACATCATGGACATGGCTATGGACACGGACATGTGAGCTATGGATACAG GCCATCCTACAAGCCAGTCTACAAGCCAATCTACCGTCCTGTATACAAGCCATCCTACCACAGGCCTCATTACTGGTAG